The Bombus huntii isolate Logan2020A chromosome 11, iyBomHunt1.1, whole genome shotgun sequence genome includes a window with the following:
- the LOC126871325 gene encoding protein dopey-1 homolog isoform X4: MGSIALEEFELMKDSKYRVYVSAVDKALKSFEYTSEWADLISALGKLNKVLLSHMKFPVIPRRIKISKRLAQCMHPALPSGVHLKALETYDIIFKCMGTNRLSHELFIYSAGLFPLLGHAAMNVRPSLLTVYETHFVPLGERLRPGLSGFLSGVLLGLEDGSDHFDRTNSLLEKVCEGVGPEHFYACLWDCLASNSGIRLPAISFVLAHFNKKLPMEEQKYIMGTDTNIMVTALCAGVQDSSVLVQRSALDLLLVGFPVHNSQLTHEHMVSLVTAALVTILRRDMSLNRRLFAWLLGTEVSTSILKRRMETKVLENMENTPTYFDMYSKEMLIEAIKSLLKAVCEESPQDLKPYRILVSLLEKADIGPVILDDILFEVFRTFYNACGQSNRVPKTNEVVKSANLLFSTLEPSYVWIHCGHLFEKACQGRAKSKQETEDIAVRSVGCGMPNFLEVCILTEFLLDTVSLDAFIDTPSEHLPGLFYEIISKLLYHIDLLSPMEISRSLRLCAKILTKVQPTVVSNHTEKNELETKLDTTTSTTTTVNDNSLTAIPLEKSQSDSKLNKPDTTSGSFSEKSPSPRRRANSGGATKRSDKKSKKKSSKSTSKLSDSLPEPSTNISVVVDAESKGLPRNKSMDDIKTEYIETSTINSPSKDQLTTLKQSSKSSPMGSTGSLGRGPSPAFQAQHSMLEKCLRQYETFYVKLVSNRVLTKEKTVQNMFDNLMIPCPRESFDERMRYLELLLNSRLNMEDSGFFSQDISVMEDTKQLDILHLYIDSISQAEWDDAMKMASSLFVELSTFPKYFLPGDGLLVEEEPKGNIILPDWLKVLVVCTCWLGKQPALQLTSIATLLDLVALLKAHNDIETYPKSGEGVTAVIMVPLLKQWHITYLMQYTNVFQVLAQSLWHHLGELPAHKYRMRCVELLHELHHALHNSCDAVEDVIGLALTSENIEKRIEAFNRFATLWHLGREIETNPRLRGCMKSFDRSLLKILDNLQLADNSPLKLHAQSWLLHSLMRGDVSRVVDPLLIILLDPSTCRMSVLHVSIQHSNTVLTKNDPIEEKSEIQDDTEGAAKIYAISSVDGNVIYHVSDSVDEDKKWRKGKKKKKAINPVKVKRIFAVTTLAAGDNCNQYVTEKNQYMKELEVPPSISGNRKISVFVNPLSLNCNENSNDSLTEDDLLPSVKKVNLTTELLKNATRFKKIDFDKGSTASLDESFYESANSSLKAKEKNGFKKLNGEVGSSLDSITNSFDSSSPEITNKQTKQKKESIIMPGSSREVAGTIIKGKYHSTNEFATNYDVHDVGSFEASVEVPSWTMDDEEADLDISTTAEEYFSNSSGNSIVEEILNEVLDKVMHICDVVEPSKSTDETSYQNSKTGRNFGIGVHNLHSHMLLYCGVYDSTRTLYALRTLRNELLTNTRMFLCCAATTGVTNATKNTTLLNLLARHRKSVFGRNFHGDIANTEFIAAYRSSMYLEVLISVCLYFARSYYPNLGQMRLTHEEISGNRQVQLASAELLTLIFSELIPIVRDSGKGFSCYIIDLLTKCKVQKVALHCLVSSVMNMKNAHKENEEVFTFTEEIISFNDPVIDNDTSKCKYRASDHTEAFQIQLLRLLLALIMLEHQCGNQKGEEICPPTTPTPSTPTKTVPNIMGSSLKYLVGTSIPQQPMFLASILSALQLEHMRHLHQHWTTLVTSSLPFMGSSLTSIVTSVIHQLCCNIENLASYYISEETTTATKLQDISTLECCLPADYTVTHLEALTFLLHYCLLDTSQQIGFSFNQPLSGTIQTGIPGANPSQIFNNLIHVFMPSPLSPELTTSKDKNGVSELQQHARRTALSHLPRIIASLSTLWQAVLATKDNDQASCVVGSPRIVKHQLLELLSPISFHHGVNFLAAIAVAWHERRQPSGSKKVLPEACSNQQVMVDLVSAIRVMPIDTLVQTVHQVVKNQPPIHGVKQDFSLEVSVLELLYVYMQSNTSQSLIESWASLLGLLKDGLSLTAPAQFLLLAILNEYVQKCPPMQEKKDIRDLQDVSAKLVESCSQIAGACLEQTTWLRRNLAVREDAFEVAEGSSEVTPGTPPNAAYSIQAQAVLAEIVAPLLDVSYGSQEKERVVTLLTNLMYNITPYLKNHSTKNIASFTACSQLLSSLSGYQYTRKAWRKDVLDLLLDSAFFQMTPACLPYWRTIIDNLMTHDNTTFRDLMNRVSMAQSSSISIFSSKEQEYEQKAQLLKRLAYVILCSEMDQYHKYMPEIQERLADSLRLPQVIPSIQAQVFLCFRVLLLRMSPQHATSLWPVIVSELVQVFLYIEQELNTDSEEFSRHGSSHIKLLSALDSSWAVNASNGLQAHGHPHWLQLQLAAAKLLDLALLLPAHRLPQFQMYRWAFVGDSAVGSMENNNLSSDFVPHITRIAKLMDSKYKQEANTVKAVPGELLLTSNNIRSLQDLHYFFTTLSRRSSDTQAPLNVTQLEAVIEQDFLEKMPAAR; the protein is encoded by the exons ATGGGTTCTATAGCCTTGGAGGAGTTTGAACTCATGAAAGACTCTAAATATAGAGT cTATGTGTCAGCTGTTGACAAAGCTCTAAAGAGCTTTGAATATACAAGCGAATGGGCAGATTTAATTTCTGCACTTGGAAAATTAAACAAAGTGTTATTAAGTCATATGAAGTTTCCAGTTATTCCTAGAAGAATTAAGATATCTAAAAGATTAGCACAATGTATGCATCCTGCTTTGCCATCCGGTGTTCATTTAAAAGCTCTAGAAACCTATGACATTATTTTCAAGTGTATGGGCACTAATAGACTGAGTCATgaactatttatatatagtgCTG GTCTATTTCCTTTGTTGGGTCATGCTGCTATGAATGTAAGACCATCTTTGTTGACAGTATATGAAACTCATTTTGTACCTCTTGGAGAGAGATTAAGGCCTGGGTTAAGTGGATTTTTAAGTGGTGTTTTACTTGGTTTAGAAGATGGGTCTGACCACTTTGATag AACCAACTCCTTGCTTGAGAAAGTATGTGAGGGAGTAGGTCCAGAACATTTTTATGCATGTTTGTGGGATTGTTTAGCTTCAAATTCTGGAATCCGATTACCTGCTATATCTTTTGTATTAGCTCACTTCAACAAAAAACTGCCAATGGAAGAACAAAAGTACATCATGGGCACAGATACTAATATTatg GTTACTGCTCTTTGCGCTGGAGTACAAGACAGTTCTGTGTTAGTACAAAGGAGTGCTTTGGATTTATTGTTAGTTGGTTTTCCTGTACATAATAGTCAATTAACACATGAGCACATGGTATCACTAGTCACAGCTGCTCTTGTCACTATATTGAGGAGAGACATGAGTTTGAATAG ACGATTGTTTGCATGGCTTTTGGGTACTGAAGTAAGCACATCTATTTTGAAGAGAAGAATGGAAACTAAAGTTTTAGAAAACATGGAAAATACACCTACTTATTTTGATATGTACTCGAAGGAAATGCTAATTGAAGCAATAAAATCATTGTTAAAAGCTGTTTGTGAGGAAAGTCCACAAGATTTAAAGCCATATAGAATACTGGTTTCTTTATTAGAAAAGGCAGATATTGGTCCAGTAATTTTggatgatattttatttgaagtTTTTAG GACATTTTATAACGCCTGCGGTCAATCAAACAGAGTACCAAAAACAAACGAAGTAGTAAAATCAGCAAACTTGTTATTTTCAACATTAGAACCATCTTACGTATGGATACATTGTGGTCATCTGTTTGAAAAGGCTTGTCAAGGTAGAGCAAAAAGTAAACAAGAAACAGAAGACATTGCCGTGAGGTCTGTAGGTTGTGGAATGCCGAATTTCTTGGAAGTGTGTATATTGACTGAATTTCTGCTCGATACTGTGTCGTTGGATGCATTTATAGACACTCCTTCTGAGCATCTACCTGGCTTATTCTACGAGATCATTAGTAAACTTTTGTATCACATCGATCTTTTATCTCCTATGGAGATCTCGAGAAGTCTTCGATTGTGCGCGAAAATTCTGACAAAAGTACAGCCGACGGTGGTTTCAAATCACACGGAGAAGAACGAATTGGAAACGAAATTGGATACAACTACGAGTACTACCACAACAGTCAATGATAACTCCTTAACCGCAATTCCTTTGGAAAAGAGCCAATCCGATAGTAAATTGAATAAACCGGACACAACTAGCGGTTCGTTTTCCGAGAAAAGTCCCAGCCCTAGAAGAAGAGCAAACTCGGGAGGTGCCACCAAACGATCCGATAAAAAGTCGAAAAAGAAATCTAGTAAAAGTACCTCAAAATTAAGCGACTCTTTACCAGAACCAAGTACCAATATTTCAGTAGTCGTGGATGCAGAATCCAAAGGTTTGccaagaaataaaagtatggACGATATAAAGACCGAATACATAGAAACGAGTACCATTAATTCTCCATCTAAGGATCAGTTGACTACTTTGAAACAGTCAAGTAAAAGTAGTCCTATGGGCTCCACAGGATCCTTGGGTAGAGGACCGTCTCCTGCGTTTCAAGCGCAACATTCGATGTTAGAAAAATGTTTAAGACAGTATGAGACTTTTTACGTGAAATTAGTTAGTAATAGAGTATTGACTAAAGAGAAAACGGTTCAAAATATGTTCGATAATTTGATGATACCGTGTCCAAGGGAGAGTTTCGACGAGAGAATGCGATATCTAgaacttttattaaattctagATTAAATATGGAGGATTCTGGTTTCTTCAGCCAAGATATTTCTGTAATGGAAGATACCAAACAGTTAGACATTCTTCATCTGTATATTGATTCTATTTCACAAGCAGAATGGGATGACGCTATGAAAATGGCCTCCAGCTTGTTTGTTGAACTATCTACATTTCCTAAGTATTTTCTTCCTGGTGATGGACTACTTGTAGAGGAAGAACCGAAGGGAAATATTATTCTTCCAGATTGGTTGAAAGTTTTAGTAGTTTGTACTTGTTGGTTGGGAAAACAACCTGCTTTACAATTAACCAGTATTGCTACTTTGTTAGATTTAGTAGCTTTGTTAAAAGCACATAACGACATTGAGACCTACCCAAAAAGCGGGGAGGGAGTTACAGCTGTAATTATGGTGCCATTATTGAAACAATGGCATATAACTTACTTGATGCAATATACTAACGTATTTCAG GTACTAGCACAATCCTTATGGCATCATCTTGGCGAATTACCTGCACATAAATACAGAATGCGATGTGTTGAATTGTTGCACGAACTGCATCATGCTTTACACAATTCCTGTGATGCTGTAGAGGATGTAATTGGACTAGCACTCACGTCAGAAAATATagagaaaagaatagaagCGTTCAATAGGTTTGCCACATTATGGCATCTCGGACGTGAAATTGAAACGAACCCTAGATTGCGAGGTTGTATGAAATCTTTCGATCG ATCATTGTTAAAAATACTGGATAATCTACAGCTCGCAGACAACTCTCCTCTAAAGCTTCATGCTCAATCATGGCTTCTGCACTCCTTAATGCGAGGTGATGTTTCGCGGGTAGTAGACCCGTTATTGATAATACTCTTAGATCCATCTACCTGTCGTATGAGCGTGCTGCATGTCAGTATACAGCATAGCAATACTGTTTTGACGAAAAACGATCCCATAGAAGAAAAGTCTGAGATACAAGATGACACAGAAGGTGCAGCAAAAATTTACGCGATCAGTTCAGTAGACGGTAATGTGATATACCACGTTAGTGATAGCGTAGATGAAGATAAGAAATGGCGTAAaggtaaaaagaagaaaaaggccATAAATCCTGTGAAAGTGAAAAGAATATTTGCCGTAACGACATTGGCCGCCGGTGATAATTGTAATCAGTACGTAACCGAAAAAAATCAATATATGAAAGAACTAGAAGTACCTCCTAGCATATCTGGTAATAGAAAGATCTCTGTTTTTGTGAATCCTTTGTCGCTCAACTGCAATGAGAATTCCAATGACTCTCTGACAGAGGACGATTTGTTGCCTAGTGTGAAAAAGGTAAACTTAACAACAGAGTTGTTAAAGAATGCGACAAGATTCAAAAAGATAGATTTCGACAAAGGTTCGACCGCTAGCTTAGACGAAAGTTTCTATGAATCAGCAAATTCCAGCTTAaaggcgaaagaaaaaaatgggTTTAAGAAACTGAATGGAGAGGTTGGCTCATCTTTGGATTCCATTACTAATAGTTTCGATTCTAGCAGCCCTGAAATTACCAATAAGCAAACAAAACAGAAGAAAGAGTCCATAATAATGCCAGGTAGTTCTAGGGAAGTAGCAGGGACTATCATTAAGGGCAAATATCATAGCACAAACGAATTTGCGACGAATTATGATGTTCACGATGTTGGAAGTTTTGAAGCAAGCGTCGAAGTACCTAGTTGGACGATGGATGACGAAGAAGCAGACTTGGATATTAGTACAACTGCAGAAGAATATTTTAGTAACTCTAGTGGGAATAGTATAGTTGAAGAAATCTTAAATGAAGTGCTTGATAAAGTAATGCATATTTGCGACGTTGTTGAACCATCTAAAAGT aCTGATGAGACCTCATATCAAAACTCGAAAACGGGTCGCAATTTTGGAATCGGAGTACACAATCTTCATTCACATATGCTGCTTTACTGTGGGGTCTATGATTCGACTAGAACGCTTTACGCATTACGTACACTTCGCAACGAGTTGTTAACGAACACTAGAATGTTTCTATGTTGTGCTGCAACGACTGGTGTAACCAATGCGACAAAAAACACAACATTGTTAAATTTACTAGCTAGACACAGGAAAAGTGTATTTGGGAGGAATTTTCATGGAGACATAGCAAATACAGAATTCATAGCAGCTTATAGAAGTAGCATGTATTTAGAAGTTTTAATTAGTGTGTGCCTTTATTTTGCTAGGAGCTATTATCCTAATTTAGGACAGATGAGACTTACGCACGAAGAAATTTCAGGAAATCGGCAG GTACAACTTGCAAGTGCAGAACTATTGACACTTATATTCTCTGAATTAATTCCTATCGTTCGTGATTCAGGGAAAGGTTTTAGTTGTTATATAATCGATTTACTTACTAAATGTAAAGTACAAAAAGTTGCATTACATTGTCTTGTATCTAGCGTGATGAATATGAAAAATGCTCATAAGGAAAATGAAGAGGTATTTACATTTACAGAAGAAATCATTTCATTCAATGATCCAGTCATAGACAATGATACAAGTAAATGCAAATACAGAGCAAGCGATCATACAGAGGCTTTTCAAATACAACTATTAAG GTTATTATTAGCTTTAATCATGTTAGAACATCAATGTGGTAATCAGAAAGGTGAAGAAATATGCCCACCAACTACACCAACACCGAGTACTCCAACAAAGACTGTTCCTAACATTATGGGAAGTAGCTTAAAGTATTTAGTTGGTACATCAATTCCACAACAACCAATGTTCCTTGCTAGCATATTAAGTGCTTTACAATTG GAACACATGAGACATTTACACCAACATTGGACAACTCTTGTTACTTCCAGTCTTCCCTTCATGGGATCTTCGTTAACATCTATAGTTACGTCAGTTATCCACCAATTATGTTGCAATATCGAAAACTTAGCGTCGTATTATATCAGCGAAGAAACAACAACGGCGACAAAGTTACAAGATATAAGCACACTGGAGTGTTGTCTTCCTGCAGATTATACAGTGACACATCTAGAAGCTTTAACGTTTTTACTTCATTATTGTTTATTGGATACATCGCAACAAATAGGCTTTTCATTTAATCAGCCTTTGAGTGGCACTATTCAGACGGGAATACCTGGAGCAAATCCAAGCCAAATATTCAATAATCTTATTCACGTGTTTATGCCGAGCCCACTTTCTCCA GAGCTTACTACATCAAAAGATAAAAATGGAGTTAGTGAATTACAGCAGCATGCTCGAAGAACTGCTTTAAGTCACCTGCCAAGAATAATTGCATCTCTCTCCACTCTTTGGCAAGCAGTGTTAGCAACCAAGGACAA TGATCAAGCCAGTTGCGTAGTAGGAAGTCCAAGAATAGTGAAGCATCAACTACTAGAACTCTTGTCTCCCATATCTTTTCATCATGGTGTAAACTTTTTGGCCGCCATTGCCGTTGCCTGGCACGAGAGGCGGCAGCCTTCTGGTTCTAAGAAG GTGCTTCCAGAAGCTTGTTCAAATCAACAAGTTATGGTTGATTTAGTAAGCGCAATCCGTGTGATGCCTATTGATACTTTGGTTCAGACTGTTCATCAAGTTGTAAAGAATCAACCACCGATTCATGGTGTGAAGCAAGATTTTTCGTTAGAAGTTTCTGTATTGGAACTGCTCTATGTTTATATGCAAAGTAATACGTCTCAATCTCTAATTGAATCTTGGGCATCTTTACTTGGTCTACTCAAAGATGGCCTATCTTTAACGGCGCCTGCTCAATTTCTATTATTGGCGATCTTAAATGAATATGTACAGAAATGTCCCCCTATGCAAGAAAAGAAGGATATTAGAGATCTGCAAGATGTGTCTGCAAAG TTGGTTGAGTCATGTTCGCAAATAGCTGGAGCATGTTTAGAACAAACAACCTGGTTAAGAAGAAATTTAGCAGTAAGGGAAGACGCATTTGAAGTTGCTGAAGGATCATCGGAAG TAACACCCGGCACACCACCTAATGCAGCATATAGTATCCAAGCTCAAGCAGTATTAGCAGAAATAGTAGCACCCTTGTTGGATGTTAGTTATGGTTCCCAAGAAAAAGAACGTGTAGTGACGCTGTTAACCAATCTCATGTATAATATTACGCCATATCTTAAAAATCATTC GACAAAGAATATTGCCTCGTTTACGGCTTGTTCTCAATTACTGAGCTCCTTATCAGGTTACCAATATACAAGGAAAGCATGGCGCAAAGATGTGCTGGATCTTCTGCTAGATTCTGCTTTCTTCCAAATGACACCAGCATGTTTACCATATTGGAGGACTATCATAGATAATTTAATGACACATGACAATACAACATTCCGAGATTTAATGA ATCGCGTTTCAATGGCTCAAAGTAGCAGTATCAGTATATTCTCTTCGAAAGAGCAAGAATATGAGCAGAAAGCCCAACTTTTAAAAAGGTTAGCATATGTGATACTATGCAGCGAAATGGATCAATATCACAAATACATGCCTGAAATTCAAG AACGACTTGCGGACAGTTTGCGACTACCACAAGTAATTCCATCTATTCAAGCACAAGTGTTTCTTTGCTTCCGGGTGCTACTTCTTAGAATGTCTCCACAACACGCAACTTCCTTATGGCCGGTAATAGTCAGCGAACTTGTTCAAGTTTTCCTATACATTGAACAAGAACTGAACACAGATAGTGAAGAATTCAg TCGTCATGGCAG tTCACATATAAAACTACTCTCAGCTTTGGATTCATCTTGGGCTGTGAATGCTAGTAATGGACTTCAAGCACATGGCCATCCCCATTGGTTGCAATTGCAACTTGCAGCTGCTAAATTATTAGATTTAGCACTGCTTTTACCTGCACACAGGCTTCCTCAATTTCAAAT GTATAGATGGGCATTTGTAGGGGATTCAGCGGTAGGATCCATGGAAAACAATAATCTATCTTCTGATTTTGTACCACACATTACGAGAATAGCAAAACTGATGGACAGTAAG TATAAACAGGAAGCAAACACTGTGAAAGCTGTACCCGGTGAACTACTTCTAACATCGAATAACATTCGTTCATTGCAAGATCTGCATTATTTTTTTACGACACTGAGTCGCAGATCGAGTGATACACAGGCACCGTTGAATGTTACACAACTGGAAGCAGTGATTGAACAagattttcttgaaaaaatGCCAGCTGCAAGGTAG